CAGTGGAACGCTGGTCTGTTCTTGAAAGGAAGAAGCCTCAAGCTCCTTGTAAAATAAAGGAGTTAAATGAATCTACTGCGCATAAAAGACCGATGGCTGATGACCAGGAAGCCACAGAAAGGGTCTGACTTCATCCCAACGTTCATGAAACAACCCCTGTATCCATTACGCAGTGTGAGGGCTTGTTACTCTTTGTTTACCGGAACCTCTTAAGGAAACCCTGTTTACACCATAGGGTGAACCCGATCGCTCGACCTGGCTTCTCAATCCAAACACAGATCCGTTGGCGTGTTTAACGGCTGGAAGATGACTCATCAGACAACGTTACTCTCTGACACCATGCAGACGTCAtggttttgtgcttgtttgCCCAACCCATGTGCTTTGCATTAGTCTTGATTAAAAGGGGCGTCCGACCGGCAGCCCTGACCTGATCATCTGTTCCTGACAAATTATTTTAGTCTGAGCTAATGTGAGTTTCTTACTGAGAGATGCATTTCTGAGGCCCTTCGGTCTTTGGACCAGATACACTGAGAAATGTCTGTCTACTCTTGAGAAGCCTCATCCTGTGCTTCTGGAGCAGTCTTATGGTTTGGCATGTGCTGTGattagagcccgaccgataaacgacaattaaaaaaaagaaacggtgAGAgggaagatggatccttcaaacATGTTACGAGTGTTGTCGTTGCATAGTTTGTGCGTctatcaaacatcaaaattacgttacagtagtcgagtgGTGTAGGCtgagctgttgacaaacttgattgtaggtgtATTTATGGAACAGTGTGGcggttctagcgagtaaacaaacaacggtcctgtcatttcgccacttctaaaaattctctggaAACATTGCTTACAGCAGCGTATAACGCTGTCCACTGCCAAGTTAAGCTACCCACAAAACTAGCAAATGCCATGTTCgtcagtggaagaccgctaacaCTAATGAGTGGTTAAACCATAGTGTGCAACTTATTCTGTCTAAATGAAGCAACattaaatatatctgcgacttgCATGTCTGTCgttacagtcagtgcattggAAGTTATTAAAGCAGAGGGGGcatgtaaataaacgtgagctgaacaagtatctaacatggcttggcaTCTAGCTCCTCTTTCAAATGTGCAGcctgaaatcccaaagtcgcaagtccttgttacagtcatgtagtattacatgcattcaacagcagggTTTACTCTGGTCACTGTATCAGTCTTCTGCATAGTTTTAAGATGGCATGTTCTAGATGGCGCCACATAGTGGTTGAAAAATGGTTTCTCATAGCTTGCATTGGATAGAATTAAGAGTGCTGGTAAAGGGTTAAACTAGATGTGAACATGCTGCCGTTGAAAGTAGTTATTGTGCCAGATTAGGTGCAACGAAATAACTATTCAacgacaaaaaacaaatgaaaaaatactatCATATAAATTTTTGCCTATGAAGGAGAGCCCTGTTTATCAGATAACTGTAATCACAAGAGTAATCATAAATGCATTATGtcactcttaaataactacacacaaaaaagttaGAGCaaatctgtgtgttgtgtttcggGGGGGGAGTCGGCTGATGTATCATTAagatttttaaatcctcaaatatcaaaatcggTACTGCTCTTAAAATCctatatcggtcgggctctagcTGTAATGATCTGAAATCATTCCTCATCATAGCCTAAGACGTTTTTCAACAACAGTTCATCGATGGCTTTAACAGCCAGTTATAGCTTTAACATAAGGTGGACTGACCTGACAGcagtattaaacatttaaattctgtttcattttttccctccatttaataataacaaaatgtgctctctctctctttttgggtgtttccattattttgtctgCCACCTGTATGCTTCAAGGTGATTActgtcacttaaaaaaaaaaaaaaaccctcggtAAAGTAGAGGTTATACATTCCAACTTCAGCAGTCCGTTAAACTTAAGTATTGTTTAAATCCTCACCAGCAGCTCAGGAGGTCCGTCCTCTGCATCTTCTGGTGACTGTTCCTCTCCTATTTTACTGcacacaaacatctctcatGAGAATTCACATCAAGAGCTCCCAATAACTGACACCAATTACTGTTTTACAGAAAGGACATGATAAGTTTTTGGTCTGGACACTGACAAAGGTAATTTACCTGAGGTCCCAAACATTGAGTCGTCTGTCTGTACCGCTGGAGGCCAGGATTGTCTCGTTATGAGGTGACCACTGAACCTGTGGGTTCATTCAAAACATTGCAATAAAGCAAGAGTTTTCACCATTTAATTCTCCTCTACTCTTTTGCATGCAGAATGTAAAGAGCGTTGTTTGAGTACCTGGAAAATCTCGTCTTTATGCGACTCAAAGGAGTGCAGCTTCAACTTGAGGTTCCTCAGGTCCCACAGTGCAACTGTCTGTTTGGAGGAAAACAgaatgacagtttaaaaaaagccaGCATAAAAACCAGACTCAATCTGAGAGCAACAGCTAAGCCTACTCTGTAAACCGGCTAACCCTGGAATACATAGCTTAATCATGACAGCTGCTTTCACCTTGTCGGCCGATCCCGTGGCCAAGATGAACTCGCTGTAGGGGTTAAAGGACAGGCAGTTGACCTCTGCAGTATGGGCATCCACTGCATGACTGGGCTTGGATGTGTTGTTAGAGCGGGTGTCCCAGCTGGAAGAAGCCGTGACAGGACGCCAGGGAATTAGTGTCAAGACATGTCTTAATATAGTCATGGATACACAGATATAGACACCAGACAGAGCTGCTGACCAGACTTCATATCAGAACTGTGTTAGATTCAATCTAACACTCATTTAAACAGAGTCATTTAAAAGTCTAAAGTTGGACTTAAAAGCCAACTGCTTTATTATTCTGTACAGTTGGGGGTttaacatctgaacagacacacaaaatgactAGTACTAGTAACTGCCTCAACTAACAACCAAATGTTGgtcttcagtcacacacaaactaaaaggTGTTCAACAGTTAACCAATGTTTGATTAAAAGTCAGAAAGAACTTGAATTGATCTTCTGAGTTAGAATATTATGGTCCAAATTATATTCTGTGGAGTTCTCACTGAAGACCTGACACTTAACTTACTACACATGACTGACAACTCCTTGCATTTGGATCTTATCAGTCACAGAACATACACTGCTGTTTTGGAGCCATTTCCGCTTATCAGTTAATGGTTTCGATTGAAGAAAACGGACCAACATTTGCATTACAAAACCGAGAGGAGACATACATCATAAGCTTCTGGTCGTCTGCGACCGATCCGAAGAGCGACTCGTGCAGCAAATGCCAGGAAACGTCCTCAACCACGGCTGTGTGACCAGTGAAGATGGTCTTAGCATCCACTACCTTCCCCTCCTTCGGCACGGTACTGATATCCCAGAGACAAATGGTCTGCGGCAGGACAACAGTAATTAATTAACAATACTACAGACTTGGGAATTtacacatccaaacacaatgAATAATCATGAACATAAACTGTGTATAGAAATAATAAAACGACCAAGGAAAGGCTTTCTCTATGTTCTCATGAAAAGCTGACCAAACAACACCTCAAAGGCACCGCTTAATGAAAGTCTTCAAGATTGCAAAGTTCAAGAGTACAAAACTTAACGTCTATAAAAGTTTAGcgatgtgtgtgttgtcttacgTGGTCGTCGGAGGCACTGAGTAGGCAGCCGCTTAGATTGGGGTTCCAGGACAGACCATATCCTTCCTTCTGATGGCCCCTCAAACGCAGGTCAGGAGTGCACTCTCCAGAGGGGTCTATGAGAGACAAGCATGAGGAGATAAGGTTCAAGCACGAATGACCTTAGAATGACCACTAATACGCCTCCAATAACTTTCTCTCTATTTTACTTTTCTGACTCTGTGAAAGTAATGGTaacttaaatggaaaaaaaagcatcaagTAAACTTCTGATCAATACTTGAGTTAGGGTCTACAGCTAGACAAACAGCATGTAAGGAGAGCACGTACCAGGTTTGGAGGGGTGTTTGGTGTAGTCGAAGACGAGCACGTCGCTGGTGGGGGTCTTGGTGGCGATGATGCAGGGATTCTGAGGCATGTAGCGTGCTCTGTTCACCTCTCCTTCGTGGTTAATCTTAATCTCAATCTCAATTTTGCCACTCACTGAGCCAAAACCTCCAAACTCTGCAATCAAACAGGAGAGGAAGACGAATCGTCAGTGGGCATGTTCGCCTGTGGTCGTTTTATAGACTAGTTCTTACATCACAGTAACCGTGTCTAACCTCCTTTCTCGCTGTCATAGTGCGACGCATCAAACTGAGCATCGTCGTTAGGAAGCTGGACACTGGCGATTACGAGATGGTTCTGCTCATCTGAAGTGTGTGTTCCCAGGACTAAACGATGCACACTGAAATCCTTCCCCTCGGGTCTAAAGAGTAAAagacaagcaaaacaaaactttaacaCATATTTCATGTTGCAGATGTTTGAAAGTCTGTAGGTACATAaacttggagaaaaaaacaaacaaaaaacaaggggaaaaaaacagaataaaaacaaaccacttTCAGAGCACTGATCATTTTTGCACTGTTACAAAGGAgtgcaatgaaaaaaatgtaaagatgaATCTATTAAAGTACAGATCCAACACAAATTCTTCTATTCAGTCATTACCAACTGCACTCCTTTGACAAAAAGTATAACTGGCCATAGTTACTACTCGCTGGTAGCAGCTTTGATTAGATTCCAAAGAatgcacaaacaaaatgaaggTAACTCAGAACCTGACTGTGCCAGACCAACTAGCAGTCAatagggaaaaaataaacagaacatgCAAAGGCTTGCAATGATTTTTTATACCAGGGTTAAGCCTTGCTCACCACACCAAAACAATCTTCAGTCCAATGGATTCACTTTTAACTGTGAAGTCCTGACTAAGGAAATCGTTCAATTTGCCAAAGTCCATCCACGCAGCTCCTACAGAATAATCAGGTAACGGTAACCAGGTAAATGACCTGATTACTACGGTGAGAAAAATAAGAGTATCTACCTGGTAACATCTGGCAGCCACTGTGCAGTGAGGCTTGGCCACTCCAGCGCGTGGGTCATCACCAGGTCGTAGAGGAAAGGGGTGTTCTTCTTCCATATCTTGTACTCTTCGTTTATTACTCTTTCCTCAACCGCATCATCGAACGCTGCTGCAAAATATGCGCACATTTGGATTTCAGTGCCCTTCAAATGAACTACGAGCACACATGTACAAACGCTAATCCCTGTGTGAACTGCCGATCTCCAATATAGTAACTTGTGATATTGTAAACTTTCCCCTACATATACCACACGAACCGAATGTTATGGCGGTACTGTACGTATACACATGATTtcacagtgaaatgaatttCAACTCACGTGCACTACAAGGTTACAACAAGTTTTCAAATTATAATTGTCTAAGATATCGAGAGCAATCAAGAGACATTTAATTCACATTAACAACAGCAATAAGTAGTAGAGCTAGCACGCATTAGCACACCCACGTCTTTCAAGCATAGTTAGCTAGTTAGCCAAGTAGCATAGCAATGGagcaaaataacaaacatttgCCCCGTTactggaaaacaaaactgagTATCAAAGGACACTGTAATGTTCCATATCCATAAAACAAGCTTACAACTACAGTGAACGTAAAGATACAAAACTGTGACAGGTTATCAATGCTAGCTAGTTGTGGCGGGATACGGCCTATGTACAATGTTCATGAGAAGCCGGTACGTAACTTGCCAACCTTGCTAACACATGTTATCAATCCATCTGCTCATTCATCTTAAAAACTCACACCGAGTTGTACAGATCCACGTAAGAGCTACATACCTTCTTTATCAGCCATGACAGCTCAGTCGGTAGGAATCTCAAACTAGAAGCGATCAGCAAACCACCGGTAGTTAGAATGGCTAACTACATTCAGAGACACAGGATGCTGTCTTTGTCTAGTATCAACGCCGTGCACATTCGCGCCAACTCCGCAAGGAACAGCAGCCTCCGCGCAACCAATCAACAAAGGGAGGCGTGAACCGTTTctacttcctcttcttttcttcttctatGATTTTTATCGCAAAAGTTATAGCCTGGAAGTGCATTACCGCAGCCAACTGGATTGTCGACTGTGGAGAGAAGGCTGAAGAATTATATCCAACTAatcacaatgcaaaaaaaaaggacctcaGTTGACATGTTTACGATAACCCTTGCTAAGTCAAATTTATTTGATCTGTCTGATGTGGTTTAGATATATATTGGACTCTCTGCTCATCATATTacttgtatgtgtgcatgcatcatCTGTAGTGCGTGGTTTAAAGCAGTAGGCCTAATGGGAGACCTGTAGGTGTGACTTCCTTCCTCCTGCTTCTTTACCTCAAACGTGTTTGTTCAGCATCTTTCTGAAACATAGACACTTCCTTCTGTGCTCCGTATCCCATAGCTCCTGCCCATTATTGCCGATAGATTATTGTGGACTCAGGCTGATCTCCTCTACCCACTGCAGAGTTTAAAGTATGGAGATCAGGTCTGACAACGTCTTTCTAATAAAGGCCTGAAATTCATGCCAGCCCCAGTGTGTTTGGTCACAGGGTCTCCGACCTGTCTGTGTAAAGAGATAATACTCGATGGCCTCTTAAGTTACCCCAATAAACTGGCATAACTTGTGCAAATGTAGCAGAATTTGTCCTAACTGTACCTACACTGATGAAATAGGGGGAATGGATTGTATTACTTGAGCATTGAGCCAAAATACACtgataaatgtaataaaaaataaaattaaaaaaaaaaaatcaaaatacaaaaacccccaacattaaatgtttatgaactcccattgtttttaatataaccagcaattacattttcattgaGGGCAATTTGGTCaagaacaaaatgtaaaaaagatcAAATCTAAGCAAAGTGATGACTGTTAGATTGACTGAGACCTCTTTCTTTCGTGGCTTTTGTCAAATTCACAGAGGGAATGTGATGAAGTGGATGAGGCGTTTGAAGTGCTTAGTCACTACTAAACCATCCAAACCATCTTCCATTCCAAATGAAACAACCTTGTGTGACATtcactttcctttcctttccaaCAAACAGGATTAGAAGACACACAGCGTCACATTTGGACCTTACGGTAGACGGGGACATGACTTTATTAAATGGGAATTCAGAGTGCAAAGCTATAAAATAtcaactctaaaaaaaaaaaagaactctaaAAAGAAACATCTAGACAAAAGAGCACATATAAAAACACCTTTTtattaagaaaaagagaaaaagcaatgccatacaacatacacaagTGATTTTTGATAAAATGTTGATCTATGCAGACATCAGTGTCTTTCCCTCTGTACCTGAATAGCATATGTAAAAAGTCCATattaaagtgtttgtgttattcAAAGGCTATCTATGTGATATCTCCTGCACTCTTTACGTAGAGCCTGGAGGTCCAACAGATTTTCCCTGTGTTGTGCTTGAATGTCTAGGACTTCTCTCACTGGACTCTACGCAAAAAACATGGAGACTACAAGTGTACTAATAGGCAGGCCACAGACAGTAGACTGCACAGCTGTGATCCTCAGGACCCTTATGGCTAGTCATCGTCACCTTCTGATTCTGACTCTGTAGAAcgaaaatggaaaacaaagtgTTTAAACTCAACTCCCACATTCTTAGACCTGATGTTCTGTAAAGTTGTATTCTGCAAAACGCTGCTTTGTGATGATGTCCATTGTTGAAAGAACTACAGATAAAACATTTGTATTAAACTGAATTGTGTGAATAGTCCTGTATCTATTGCTGGCAGGGTGGATGCCTAGTGAATACAAGTCAGAAGAGTCAGTTAAAGGACAAAAGAACAATGCAGCATACATTActgaatttatcttttttttttttttttacaacatcCATGAGGATTCAACGTGCTGAAAGTTTTACCATGTCTGATAACACACAGGTGCAACATATCTTACCTTCTTCTGCATTCTGAAGCCATTCCACAAACTTCTTCATCTGCTCCAAGAATACGCTCTTCCCTTTGGCCGCGTGAGCATCCTTATACCATTTCAGAATGGCTTCCTCGCTAAGGACGTCGGCTGGAGacaagaaacagaggaacagacacCACGTCACTCACGGCAGAAACTCGACCAAGGATCCAACAACCTCAAACAgacaacaaatgcaaatgctttAAAAACTGCATCAATTGTTTAAAAGGAACTGATACATTTTAAAGACACAGTATGCATATATGCACCTTTGTAGAAGAGCACTACTATCTTGGAGAAGGACTTCATGAAGTGGATATTGTCATAGCAGTACTCCTGGATCTTCAGCAGCAGAACCAACTCCGACTGACCCTGAGTACTGAACACAGCCAGCAGGGGGGCATAGTGCTACAGAGAAGAGACAACCACACTTTACAAACAGTCCTACTGAGCTGCTCACACACGCAAAAAGCTTTAATCAGTGGTTCAACCATGAACCTATTAAAATACAGATTATCCAGTGATTCAGTTATGTCAGGAAAAGATACTTTGATAAAGATACTTTGAGGATAAATTCCTATAATATCTGGCATAATATCTGGTTCCAAAATGTGACAAAGAGTAAAAAACTATATTTTCTCATCACAGAGAATGACAAGTTTTCATGAAAAGCCCATATACGTTTGTTATCCTTTGTAAAGTTTTGATCATAAGCATCAAGTGAAATGTTCATTTGTCTATCGTCAAGTTTGTTCTAGAACTCTCAGAACACCCTGCTGTGATGTACCGTATGATAGAACACAGAACAATCCGATCTACTGTTTTACTGAATCACATGTCTTATCTGCAATATATTTAAATGTCTGTCCGTTGCTTTGAGAATACTTGTGCTGCATTCTGCTTGGGCAACCATGTtgtactgtcacacacacacacacacacacacactcctctttcCACTATTTAGTACTTCTGAGAGTGTTAAGTTTGTTACTTTATCATCCTGTTTTGAGTGAACAAAGCAGTAATATTATATAGTTATATTCTTAACCGTTTGCTCCAGTGGAAAAAGCTGTGGCAGATTTAAGGTCTCAGGATTATGGTGTTACCTTCAAATGTTTGAGGGCCTGTTCAGTCACCAGCTCTTCCTTCTTATTCCACTCTACAGCGTTCATGAGACAAGTCCACAGCAAACCAATGACAGCCTGCTCCTGCAGCCCGTtccttttcatctcctcttttaCATACACCACAATCTAAACATGAACACAGCCTGAGTGAATCAGCAGCCTTCAACTGCTTATACACGGTCTAGATTCTGGATAGGAAAATATCTGTCCTCATGTTACATTAACATACAAAAGCCTATTCATATTCTTCATATAAAACATCTGAGATATGCAATCTCTATGTACTCTTCCAACGCTGACTCATTTCAATGTAGTGCTCAGATAAGAGATATTGCTTTTGCCGATCTCTActttacagtttattttgaaattattgAAAGTTTCTGCTGAAAGTATACAGGACAAATACTACTGTATCTTGtttgagtatttgtgtgtgtttttatgtggaCCAATAACAGGGGACTACTGAGATTCTCAAAGGCTGGTTGCACAGGTCCtttatgcagtgtgtgtgtgtgtgtgtgtgtgtgtgtgtgtatgtatgtatacctCTCTAATGGGACAGTCCTGGGATAAACGTTCTTGTAGTTCTTTCTGGAGTTCTTTTCGAGTTCCCAGAGACTGCTGCACACGCAGGAAGTCAGACAGCTCCTTCAGGCCTGCCTCGTTAAAGTACTTGGAGAAGTGTTCCACATTCTGTTTGTTGGCAGGGAAGAGCTCCTGAAATTTGAACAGATTACTCCAATGGATTAATTAGAAACGGAAGACAACAGATCTAAATCTCAAAAAAACTGCTGGTTTTGCCAAACCTCTAAAAGTGAAAGAACATTGTGATGGAAACTGTGTCACAGGGtttttttaaaaggacaaaTGAACTTTCGTGAACTTTTCCATACCTTGATTTGGCAGGACTCCTGGCCTCTACATgaattatatttttgtgtgattGTTTCTGAACATAATGCAG
This sequence is a window from Chanos chanos chromosome 12, fChaCha1.1, whole genome shotgun sequence. Protein-coding genes within it:
- the rbbp4 gene encoding histone-binding protein RBBP4 isoform X1, which gives rise to MADKEAAFDDAVEERVINEEYKIWKKNTPFLYDLVMTHALEWPSLTAQWLPDVTRPEGKDFSVHRLVLGTHTSDEQNHLVIASVQLPNDDAQFDASHYDSEKGEFGGFGSVSGKIEIEIKINHEGEVNRARYMPQNPCIIATKTPTSDVLVFDYTKHPSKPDPSGECTPDLRLRGHQKEGYGLSWNPNLSGCLLSASDDHTICLWDISTVPKEGKVVDAKTIFTGHTAVVEDVSWHLLHESLFGSVADDQKLMIWDTRSNNTSKPSHAVDAHTAEVNCLSFNPYSEFILATGSADKTVALWDLRNLKLKLHSFESHKDEIFQVQWSPHNETILASSGTDRRLNVWDLSKIGEEQSPEDAEDGPPELLFIHGGHTAKISDFSWNPNEPWVICSVSEDNIMQVWQMAENIYNDEDPEGAADTEVQG
- the rbbp4 gene encoding histone-binding protein RBBP4 isoform X2, whose amino-acid sequence is MADKEAFDDAVEERVINEEYKIWKKNTPFLYDLVMTHALEWPSLTAQWLPDVTRPEGKDFSVHRLVLGTHTSDEQNHLVIASVQLPNDDAQFDASHYDSEKGEFGGFGSVSGKIEIEIKINHEGEVNRARYMPQNPCIIATKTPTSDVLVFDYTKHPSKPDPSGECTPDLRLRGHQKEGYGLSWNPNLSGCLLSASDDHTICLWDISTVPKEGKVVDAKTIFTGHTAVVEDVSWHLLHESLFGSVADDQKLMIWDTRSNNTSKPSHAVDAHTAEVNCLSFNPYSEFILATGSADKTVALWDLRNLKLKLHSFESHKDEIFQVQWSPHNETILASSGTDRRLNVWDLSKIGEEQSPEDAEDGPPELLFIHGGHTAKISDFSWNPNEPWVICSVSEDNIMQVWQMAENIYNDEDPEGAADTEVQG